The Cyclobacteriaceae bacterium genome includes a region encoding these proteins:
- the rho gene encoding transcription termination factor Rho, whose protein sequence is MHTIDDLNIKLLSELKDIAEEMGVKNAKKLAKQDLVYKILDQQALKEDAPAKKQTEDDRKMRPRRRENVTPPPAPSKKEAAPAVESRQSGNKEDGQRAPKFEEAQPKFEEAQPKFEEAQPKFEESQPRQQAPQQSNNTTEGAPREFQQDRQQQARILNIKDFDGAITNEGVLELMQDGYGFLRSSDYNYLASPDDIYVSPSQIKLLGLKTGDTVRGQIRPPKEGEKYFALLKVDNVNGKTTEEIRDRVAFEYLTPLFPNEKLKLSTTPDNMSTRILDLFAPIGKGQRGMIVAQPKTGKTVLLKQIANAIAENHPEVYLIVLLIDERPEEVTDMARSVRAEVIASTFDEQADRHVKIASIVLEKAKRMTECGHDVVILLDSITRLARAYNTVVPSSGKILSGGVDANALHKPKRFFGAARKIENGGSLTIIATALIDTGSKMDEVIFEEFKGTGNMELQLDRKLSNKRIYPSIDVPASGTRREELLMKDDELARVWILRKYMSDMNSIEAMEFLLSKMKGTRNNQEFLISMNG, encoded by the coding sequence ATGCATACTATTGACGATCTCAATATCAAGCTCCTGTCTGAATTAAAGGACATCGCTGAAGAAATGGGCGTAAAAAACGCCAAGAAGCTTGCCAAGCAAGACCTCGTTTACAAAATTCTGGATCAGCAAGCACTCAAAGAAGATGCTCCCGCAAAAAAACAAACAGAAGATGATCGCAAGATGAGACCACGCAGACGTGAAAACGTTACACCACCTCCTGCACCTTCAAAAAAAGAAGCAGCTCCTGCAGTCGAATCAAGACAATCGGGCAATAAAGAGGATGGACAAAGGGCTCCAAAATTTGAAGAGGCTCAACCGAAATTCGAAGAAGCCCAACCGAAATTTGAGGAAGCTCAACCAAAGTTTGAAGAATCTCAACCTCGTCAGCAAGCTCCTCAGCAATCAAACAACACCACTGAAGGTGCTCCACGTGAGTTCCAACAAGATCGCCAGCAGCAGGCACGCATTCTTAACATCAAAGATTTTGACGGCGCCATTACGAATGAAGGCGTTCTGGAATTGATGCAGGATGGCTATGGCTTCCTGAGATCTTCTGATTACAACTACCTCGCCAGTCCGGATGATATCTACGTATCTCCATCCCAGATAAAATTATTAGGTCTTAAAACCGGTGATACCGTACGCGGTCAGATCCGACCACCAAAAGAAGGTGAGAAATATTTCGCCCTTCTGAAGGTTGATAATGTAAATGGAAAAACAACTGAAGAAATTCGTGATCGTGTTGCTTTTGAATACCTCACACCTCTTTTCCCTAACGAAAAACTAAAATTGAGCACAACGCCAGACAACATGTCTACGCGTATCCTTGATTTATTTGCACCGATCGGTAAAGGACAACGTGGTATGATCGTCGCTCAGCCAAAGACTGGTAAAACAGTTTTGTTAAAGCAGATCGCAAATGCTATCGCTGAGAATCATCCGGAAGTGTATCTAATTGTATTGCTGATTGACGAGCGTCCTGAAGAAGTAACTGATATGGCTCGCAGCGTCCGCGCTGAAGTTATTGCCTCTACTTTTGATGAGCAGGCTGATCGTCACGTAAAAATCGCCAGCATCGTTTTGGAAAAAGCAAAACGTATGACTGAGTGTGGCCACGATGTGGTTATCCTATTGGATTCTATTACCCGTCTGGCACGGGCTTATAATACTGTAGTTCCTTCTTCAGGAAAAATTCTTTCCGGTGGTGTGGATGCAAATGCTCTTCACAAACCTAAGCGTTTCTTTGGAGCAGCCCGTAAAATTGAAAATGGCGGTTCATTGACTATCATCGCTACTGCCCTCATTGACACAGGTTCTAAAATGGACGAAGTTATTTTTGAGGAATTCAAGGGTACTGGTAACATGGAGCTTCAGCTTGATAGAAAATTATCCAACAAACGTATTTATCCTTCTATTGATGTACCGGCTTCAGGAACACGTCGTGAGGAATTGCTTATGAAGGATGATGAACTTGCCCGTGTTTGGATCCTGCGCAAGTATATGAGTGACATGAATTCAATCGAAGCAATGGAGTTTCTCTTAAGTAAAATGAAGGGAACTCGCAACAATCAGGAGTTTCTTATCTCCATGAATGGGTAA
- the mutS gene encoding DNA mismatch repair protein MutS, whose product MKQYNAIKAKYPGALLLFRVGDFYETFGQDAIEASKVLDIVLTKRGSGSASEIELAGFPHHSLDNYLPRLVRAGHRVAICDQLEDPRFVKGIVKRGVTELVTPGVSYNDNVLERKRNNFLASVFATKALMGVAFLDISTGEFYCAQGTENYIFKLIQSLSPSEIIFCKGQREKHETRFGDEYSTFALDDWVYAFDFAQEKLVNQFKTATLKGFGIDGLNEAIISAGAVLHYLEATEHKDTHHISSIARIDEETYVWLDKFTIRNLELISSPHEGGVPLLQILDQTITPMGSRQLRKWMVLPLKEKQAIDERLTVVEKFFHEPEFAEKIIDHLHQITDLERLISKVAVGRINPRELVQLKRSLLAILPIKELITASSTPDLKKLGDQLNRCEFLLEKIEKELKDDAPMLVHQGGIIKEGVNAELDELRAIAFSGKDYLLQIQKREVERTGINSLKISYNKVFGYYLEVSNANKDKVPNDWIRKQTLVNAERYITEELKVYEEKILHAEEKLTVIEQKIFLELVHHAADYVAQIQQNARVIAILDCLLSFAFTAKANRYSKPEINDTTQLIIEAGRHPVIEKQLPPGENYVPNDIYLSNDTQQILIITGPNMAGKSALLRQTALIVLMAQIGSYVPASHASIGIVDKIFTRVGASDNLSRGESTFMVEMTETASILNNLSNRSLILMDEIGRGTSTYDGVSIAWAIVEYLHQFQEVRPKTLFATHYHELNQLAEDFERVKNFNVSVKEAGDKIIFMRKLKEGGSEHSFGIHVAQIAGMPNKIVLRSNEILHFLEKDKHKNEQKKKLTEMPKENFQMSLFAMDPKMKEVQDLLGKIDINTISPVEALLKLNEILTLMKAK is encoded by the coding sequence ATGAAACAATACAACGCCATCAAGGCGAAGTATCCCGGTGCACTTTTACTCTTCAGAGTTGGTGATTTTTATGAAACGTTTGGTCAGGATGCTATCGAGGCGAGCAAGGTTCTTGACATTGTATTGACAAAACGCGGAAGTGGATCCGCTTCCGAAATTGAACTCGCAGGCTTTCCCCATCATTCGCTTGACAACTATTTACCAAGACTCGTTCGTGCCGGACATCGCGTTGCCATTTGCGACCAGCTGGAGGATCCGCGATTTGTAAAAGGTATTGTAAAAAGAGGTGTTACTGAACTTGTCACCCCCGGTGTTTCATACAACGACAACGTCCTTGAAAGGAAACGCAATAATTTTCTTGCTTCTGTATTCGCAACGAAAGCGTTGATGGGCGTTGCATTCCTGGATATCAGCACAGGAGAATTTTACTGCGCACAAGGAACCGAAAATTATATTTTCAAATTAATCCAGAGCTTAAGTCCTTCCGAGATTATTTTTTGCAAAGGTCAGCGGGAAAAACACGAAACGCGATTCGGCGATGAGTATTCAACTTTTGCGTTGGATGATTGGGTTTATGCTTTTGACTTTGCGCAGGAAAAGCTTGTCAATCAATTCAAGACAGCAACATTAAAAGGTTTTGGGATCGATGGATTAAATGAAGCTATCATCTCTGCAGGGGCTGTGCTTCATTATCTCGAAGCCACTGAACACAAAGACACACATCACATTTCTTCCATCGCACGAATTGATGAAGAGACTTATGTCTGGCTTGATAAATTCACCATCAGGAATCTCGAATTGATTTCATCGCCTCACGAAGGTGGCGTTCCTCTCTTACAAATACTGGATCAGACGATCACCCCAATGGGCTCACGTCAGTTGCGTAAGTGGATGGTACTCCCCTTAAAAGAAAAACAGGCAATTGATGAACGTCTGACGGTCGTTGAGAAATTCTTTCACGAGCCGGAATTTGCTGAGAAAATAATTGATCATCTTCATCAGATCACGGATCTTGAACGCCTCATTTCAAAAGTTGCTGTGGGGCGCATCAACCCACGCGAACTGGTGCAGTTAAAAAGATCTCTCCTCGCAATTCTTCCAATCAAAGAATTAATAACCGCCTCCTCCACTCCTGATCTGAAGAAATTAGGTGACCAGCTTAATCGATGCGAATTCCTTTTGGAGAAGATTGAAAAGGAATTAAAGGATGATGCTCCAATGTTGGTTCACCAGGGAGGAATTATCAAAGAAGGTGTTAATGCTGAGCTTGACGAACTTCGCGCAATCGCTTTTTCCGGAAAGGATTATTTACTTCAGATTCAAAAAAGAGAAGTAGAACGCACAGGAATCAATTCACTGAAGATATCATACAATAAAGTCTTCGGATACTATCTTGAAGTCAGCAATGCCAACAAGGATAAAGTTCCCAATGATTGGATACGGAAACAAACGCTGGTAAATGCCGAACGATACATCACTGAAGAGTTAAAGGTTTATGAGGAAAAGATTCTTCATGCTGAAGAAAAACTAACGGTTATTGAACAAAAGATTTTCCTTGAATTAGTACATCACGCTGCAGATTATGTTGCTCAAATCCAGCAGAATGCAAGAGTCATAGCGATTTTAGACTGTCTGTTGTCATTTGCTTTCACCGCAAAAGCAAATCGTTATTCAAAACCTGAAATCAACGACACCACCCAGTTAATAATTGAGGCGGGGCGTCATCCTGTAATAGAAAAGCAATTGCCACCGGGAGAGAATTATGTACCAAATGACATTTATCTCTCGAATGATACCCAACAGATCCTGATCATTACCGGTCCCAATATGGCTGGTAAATCTGCATTGCTCAGACAAACTGCGTTGATAGTTTTGATGGCACAGATAGGAAGTTATGTGCCGGCATCTCATGCGAGCATTGGCATCGTTGACAAGATCTTCACCCGTGTTGGTGCGTCTGACAATCTATCAAGAGGTGAATCCACATTCATGGTTGAAATGACCGAGACGGCCAGCATTCTCAATAATCTGAGCAACCGAAGTCTTATCCTCATGGATGAAATCGGACGCGGAACCAGTACATATGACGGTGTTTCCATTGCCTGGGCGATTGTTGAATATCTTCATCAGTTTCAGGAAGTCAGACCCAAGACTTTATTTGCCACTCATTATCATGAGCTTAATCAATTGGCTGAAGATTTTGAAAGGGTAAAAAATTTTAACGTAAGTGTAAAAGAAGCTGGTGACAAAATCATCTTCATGCGAAAGCTTAAAGAAGGCGGAAGCGAACACAGCTTTGGTATTCACGTTGCTCAGATCGCAGGAATGCCCAACAAGATTGTGTTACGATCCAATGAGATTCTGCACTTTCTCGAAAAGGACAAGCATAAAAATGAGCAGAAGAAGAAGTTAACTGAAATGCCGAAAGAAAATTTTCAGATGAGTCTCTTTGCCATGGATCCCAAAATGAAAGAGGTTCAGGATCTTCTCGGAAAAATTGATATTAACACCATCAGCCCTGTTGAAGCGCTACTGAAACTAAATGAAATCCTTACTTTGATGAAGGCTAAGTAA
- a CDS encoding LytTR family transcriptional regulator: MQRHDTIQVEGNASFFKRITESASASLRAPFPFYLNDNRKNFVLVFVISVFVTGFLYLFKTPSDNHFSEGLEWMHGCITFVCLTINIILLPRIFPAMMDPVNWTFKKYLVLNMGHLFLIWAACTLVEKPLFCPGLPWLLVASHVGTQVALKGIIPIAFTTLFLKAHLLQENLREAITANQELQKIQTLKKDAPKADNQITLYSDTSESLSFNLPDLLFIEADDNYSTVTWKSEEGIQKKLLRVNLKNIESQLNNSFAIRCHRSFIVNVNAISAISGNTNGYKLKINDTDFFIPVSRPKGKEVMEKISQLRNMMELS, encoded by the coding sequence ATGCAGCGACACGATACAATTCAGGTTGAGGGGAATGCCTCATTTTTTAAAAGAATTACGGAAAGCGCCTCAGCATCGTTAAGGGCGCCCTTTCCATTTTATCTGAACGACAATCGAAAGAATTTTGTGCTGGTTTTTGTGATCAGCGTCTTCGTTACGGGCTTTTTGTACCTTTTTAAAACCCCTTCCGACAATCATTTTTCTGAAGGTCTCGAATGGATGCATGGTTGTATCACATTTGTTTGCCTTACTATCAACATCATACTTCTTCCCAGGATTTTTCCAGCCATGATGGATCCTGTGAACTGGACCTTTAAAAAGTATCTCGTTCTTAATATGGGACATCTCTTTTTGATCTGGGCAGCGTGTACACTGGTGGAGAAGCCGCTATTTTGTCCAGGTCTGCCTTGGTTGTTGGTAGCATCACATGTAGGAACACAGGTAGCGTTAAAGGGAATTATTCCGATTGCGTTTACAACACTGTTTTTGAAGGCACATTTATTACAGGAGAATCTGCGGGAAGCAATCACGGCTAATCAGGAATTGCAAAAGATCCAGACTTTAAAGAAGGATGCTCCCAAGGCAGATAATCAAATCACCTTGTATTCAGATACCAGTGAGAGTCTTTCCTTCAACCTTCCGGATCTCCTATTTATTGAGGCGGATGACAATTATTCAACAGTGACCTGGAAAAGCGAGGAAGGAATTCAGAAAAAGCTTTTAAGGGTTAATTTGAAGAACATTGAATCCCAGTTAAACAACTCTTTTGCGATCCGTTGCCATCGTTCTTTTATCGTCAACGTAAATGCCATCAGTGCTATTAGCGGCAATACGAATGGCTATAAATTGAAAATTAACGACACAGATTTCTTCATTCCGGTTTCACGACCAAAAGGAAAGGAAGTAATGGAGAAAATCAGTCAATTGAGAAACATGATGGAGCTTAGCTGA
- a CDS encoding DEAD/DEAH box helicase, which produces MGYAKPTPIQEQAIPVILQNKDVIACAQTGTGKTAAYILPVIHKVINTDHRHLNTLVIAPTRELAQQIDQQIEGFAYFTGVSSIPVYGGGDGATWDVQRKALEHGADIVIATPGRLIALLAGGTIKLEHLKHLILDEADRMLDMGFYEDIVRIINYLPKDRQTLLFSATMPPNIRKLANKILNNPTEINISIAKPAEGILQQAYLVYDVNKVTLIKQLLTSGKFTTVIIFASTKESVKKLDQTLLKAGLPVKAFHSDLEQTEREDILRAFKSKQVSIIIGTDVLSRGIDVEGISLVVNFDVPPDPEDYVHRVGRTARAATTGTAITFINDKDQRKFYNIENMIGSTIPKIPFPEAEGEAPLYQPEVRPKKTFDSKRPPNKNRSGGGNSRGGFRRH; this is translated from the coding sequence ATGGGTTATGCAAAACCCACTCCCATACAGGAGCAAGCCATTCCGGTGATTCTTCAAAATAAAGATGTCATTGCCTGTGCTCAGACAGGAACCGGAAAGACGGCTGCATATATTCTTCCTGTAATTCACAAAGTCATTAATACTGACCACCGACATTTAAATACATTGGTAATTGCACCCACCCGTGAACTTGCACAACAGATCGATCAGCAGATTGAAGGTTTTGCATACTTTACCGGAGTGAGTTCTATACCGGTTTATGGTGGTGGCGATGGTGCGACGTGGGACGTTCAGCGGAAAGCATTGGAACATGGTGCAGACATTGTCATTGCAACACCTGGAAGACTCATCGCATTGCTCGCGGGAGGCACAATCAAGCTTGAACATTTGAAGCACCTCATTCTGGATGAAGCAGATCGGATGCTGGACATGGGTTTTTATGAAGACATTGTCCGGATTATCAATTATCTACCAAAAGATCGTCAGACACTTTTGTTTTCAGCAACCATGCCTCCCAATATCAGGAAGCTGGCAAATAAAATATTGAACAATCCAACAGAGATTAACATTTCAATTGCCAAACCGGCGGAAGGTATTTTGCAGCAAGCTTATCTGGTATATGATGTCAATAAGGTAACGCTGATCAAACAGCTTCTGACATCCGGTAAGTTTACAACAGTTATCATTTTTGCTTCAACAAAGGAAAGTGTGAAGAAGCTTGATCAAACATTGTTGAAAGCGGGCCTTCCTGTAAAGGCATTTCATTCGGATCTTGAGCAGACAGAACGTGAGGACATTCTCAGGGCGTTCAAAAGTAAACAGGTCAGCATTATTATTGGAACGGATGTGCTGTCGCGCGGTATTGATGTGGAGGGAATAAGCCTTGTAGTAAATTTTGATGTGCCGCCGGATCCGGAGGATTATGTACATCGCGTGGGTCGGACTGCACGCGCAGCCACCACCGGCACTGCGATTACATTTATCAATGACAAAGACCAGAGGAAGTTTTATAACATTGAGAATATGATTGGTAGCACAATTCCTAAGATACCTTTCCCGGAAGCGGAAGGCGAAGCGCCATTATATCAACCCGAAGTCAGACCTAAGAAAACATTTGACAGTAAGAGACCTCCTAATAAAAACAGAAGCGGGGGAGGAAATTCACGGGGTGGTTTCAGAAGACATTAA
- the serS gene encoding serine--tRNA ligase, which translates to MLQINVIRDNQEKVLAGLKKRNFKEADQLVAEAIHHDKERRKKQVARDEVSADVNAMSTQIGGLMKQGKKEEAEQLRAQVAGKKELIKTLEEEVNVEEARLQEILYKIPNVPADKVPAGKSADDNLTVYEYGAIPALRAEAQPHWDLIKKYDIIDFDLGNKIAGAGFPVYKGKGAKLQRALINFFLDEASKQGYAEVQPPIVVNKASGYGTGQLPDKEGQMYFITEDELYLIPTAEVPITNLYRDVMVNEQDLPIRNVGYTPCFRREAGSWGAHVRGLNRLHQFDKVEIVQIRKAEDSYQTLEDMTAYVQSLLEKLELPYRKLLLCGGDMGFNSAMTYDLEVYATAQQRWLEVSSVSNFETFQANRLKLRYKNKEGKTQLLHTLNGSALALPRIVAAILENNQTKDGIRIPEVLVPYTKFDTIDLLHNS; encoded by the coding sequence ATGTTGCAGATCAATGTTATCAGGGATAATCAGGAGAAAGTACTGGCTGGATTGAAAAAGAGAAATTTCAAGGAGGCGGATCAATTGGTCGCGGAAGCCATCCATCATGATAAAGAAAGAAGAAAAAAACAGGTAGCGCGTGATGAAGTGAGTGCCGATGTAAATGCTATGTCAACTCAGATCGGCGGCTTAATGAAGCAGGGAAAGAAAGAGGAAGCTGAGCAATTGCGTGCACAGGTTGCGGGTAAGAAAGAACTCATTAAGACTCTTGAAGAAGAGGTAAATGTTGAAGAGGCAAGACTTCAGGAAATTCTATACAAAATCCCCAACGTTCCAGCAGACAAAGTTCCTGCCGGGAAGAGCGCAGATGATAATCTAACAGTGTATGAGTATGGTGCCATTCCTGCGCTTCGTGCAGAAGCACAACCTCATTGGGACCTTATCAAGAAGTATGATATCATTGATTTTGACCTGGGCAATAAAATTGCTGGAGCTGGTTTTCCGGTTTACAAAGGAAAAGGAGCAAAGCTTCAACGCGCTTTGATCAATTTCTTTCTGGACGAAGCGTCTAAGCAAGGATATGCAGAAGTTCAGCCGCCAATTGTTGTGAACAAAGCAAGTGGATATGGAACGGGTCAGCTTCCCGATAAGGAAGGGCAGATGTATTTTATCACTGAGGATGAATTGTACCTTATTCCTACGGCGGAAGTACCCATCACCAATCTTTATCGTGATGTGATGGTAAACGAACAGGATCTGCCAATAAGAAATGTTGGATATACTCCGTGTTTCAGAAGAGAAGCGGGAAGCTGGGGTGCTCACGTTCGCGGATTGAATCGCCTTCACCAGTTCGATAAAGTTGAAATTGTTCAAATAAGAAAAGCCGAAGACTCCTATCAGACATTAGAGGACATGACTGCCTACGTTCAGAGTCTTCTTGAAAAGCTGGAACTTCCGTACAGAAAATTATTGCTGTGTGGAGGTGACATGGGTTTCAATTCTGCGATGACTTATGATCTTGAGGTATACGCCACGGCCCAACAACGTTGGCTGGAGGTAAGTTCTGTTAGCAATTTTGAAACATTTCAGGCTAACCGATTGAAGCTTCGATATAAGAACAAAGAAGGGAAGACGCAATTATTGCATACCTTGAACGGCAGTGCGTTGGCACTTCCGCGAATTGTTGCAGCCATTTTAGAGAACAATCAGACGAAAGACGGCATTCGCATTCCAGAAGTGTTAGTTCCCTATACAAAATTTGATACCATCGATTTACTTCATAACTCATAA
- a CDS encoding RNA methyltransferase, whose translation MKKLKLEELGRISIGEFKEAEKIPVCIFLDNVRSLHNVGSAFRTADAFRLEKIYLTGITGTPPHREINKTALGATESVEWEYVESSVAAIREIKSRNYTIVIIEQTTESRLLQDFIPDRNGKYCLVFGNEVNGVSDEVIEYANHALEIPQTGTKHSLNISVCVGIVVWEIFKKLKL comes from the coding sequence ATGAAAAAACTCAAGCTTGAAGAATTGGGTCGTATTTCTATTGGCGAATTCAAGGAAGCTGAAAAAATACCCGTTTGTATTTTCCTGGATAACGTGCGCAGCTTGCATAATGTAGGCTCTGCCTTTCGGACCGCGGACGCTTTTCGTCTGGAAAAGATATACCTGACAGGAATTACAGGCACCCCGCCTCATCGTGAAATCAATAAGACCGCTTTGGGAGCAACAGAATCTGTTGAATGGGAATATGTGGAAAGTTCTGTAGCGGCCATTCGGGAAATCAAATCCCGCAACTACACCATTGTTATTATTGAGCAAACCACCGAAAGCAGACTGCTCCAGGATTTTATTCCGGATAGGAATGGTAAGTATTGCCTGGTCTTCGGAAATGAGGTTAATGGCGTAAGTGATGAAGTGATAGAATACGCAAATCACGCACTTGAAATACCACAGACGGGGACGAAGCATTCGCTGAATATTTCCGTGTGTGTGGGCATTGTGGTTTGGGAAATTTTCAAAAAACTTAAATTATAA
- a CDS encoding phosphoribosylformylglycinamidine cyclo-ligase produces the protein MQKSSDRYNQRGVSASKEDVHQAIQNLDKGLFPKAFCKIVPDLLAGDPAFCTIMHADGAGTKSSLAYLYWRETGDLSVWKGIAQDAIIMNVDDLLCVGAIGPVFLSSTIGRNKSRIPGEVISAIIQGTEEVLSMLRSHGMEIYSTGGETADVGDLVRTIIVDSTITSRMRRDEVIDNSNIKAGDVIVGLASFGQSNYESEYNGGMGSNGLTSARHDVFDKEYAVKYPESYNQEVPEDLVYSGKYKVTDTIPEAPINIGKLVLSPTRTYAPILIEVLKDLRSEIHGIVHCSGGAQTKVLHFVDNVHVIKDNLFEIPPLFKLIYEQSATSWQEMYKVFNMGHRMEIYLPEGQAQKVIQISKKFGVDAKVIGRVEDSSKKQLTLRTPEGEFVY, from the coding sequence TTGCAAAAATCTTCAGATCGTTATAATCAGAGAGGAGTTTCAGCATCTAAAGAAGATGTTCATCAGGCAATTCAGAATCTGGATAAAGGACTGTTTCCGAAAGCATTCTGCAAAATTGTTCCGGACTTGCTGGCGGGAGATCCGGCCTTCTGTACCATCATGCATGCTGATGGTGCTGGAACAAAATCATCATTAGCATATCTCTATTGGCGGGAAACCGGAGATTTGTCGGTCTGGAAAGGAATCGCACAGGATGCCATCATTATGAATGTTGATGATCTATTGTGTGTCGGTGCGATTGGTCCAGTCTTTTTATCGTCCACCATCGGGAGGAATAAAAGCAGAATACCAGGTGAAGTTATAAGTGCCATCATTCAGGGGACAGAAGAAGTCCTGTCAATGTTGCGCTCTCACGGAATGGAAATTTACAGCACTGGAGGTGAGACCGCAGATGTCGGAGACCTTGTGCGTACGATCATTGTCGATAGCACCATCACTTCACGCATGAGGCGCGATGAGGTAATTGATAATAGCAATATTAAAGCAGGCGATGTAATTGTCGGACTGGCATCCTTCGGCCAATCCAACTATGAATCTGAGTACAATGGTGGTATGGGTAGCAATGGCCTCACCTCTGCGCGTCATGATGTTTTTGATAAGGAGTATGCTGTCAAGTATCCTGAATCTTATAATCAGGAAGTTCCGGAGGATTTGGTGTATAGCGGCAAATACAAAGTCACTGATACAATCCCTGAAGCACCTATTAACATTGGAAAGCTTGTTCTCTCCCCGACAAGAACATATGCTCCAATCTTAATAGAAGTATTGAAAGATCTTCGTTCCGAAATTCATGGCATTGTTCATTGTAGTGGAGGCGCTCAGACCAAGGTCTTGCATTTTGTTGATAATGTTCATGTTATCAAGGACAACCTTTTTGAAATTCCACCACTATTTAAATTAATTTATGAGCAGAGTGCAACCTCATGGCAGGAGATGTATAAAGTCTTTAACATGGGGCACAGAATGGAAATATATTTGCCGGAAGGCCAGGCTCAGAAAGTAATACAAATCTCAAAAAAATTTGGTGTAGATGCCAAAGTAATAGGAAGGGTAGAAGATTCTTCAAAGAAGCAATTAACCCTCAGAACTCCGGAAGGAGAATTCGTTTATTAA